The window ATTATTTTTTGTTGAAATTAAATGTGATGATGATACATATGcaaattattttacaaataatgTCTACAGGATAACATCGTTAAAACACAATAATACCAGCAATGCCACTAAATAAATCCGAAACAAATATATTACACTCGAAAGCAACAAAATAAAAGCACCTTCGGAATGGaacaatatttttcaaattggAAATTTTAGaaagtgttattggtttatatattttgactgatttagaaatccatatagtattaatccaagtaaaatatgcaaATCCGGAAGTTTTCCTtcggatttgagtctttgtatttttaactaaaaaattcaaacaaatccattcaaatccattataaaatcaaatatattagtaaatacgtacgattgaataacacttgttTTGATATAGAATTcatgaatcattaaaccaataatacctgattttaataaagatttaaaaatcacagaaccaataacactagatttagttcggatttttaaattcattaaaatacaacaaccaataaaCTCCACTTAGAGATTGGTTTTAAATTTGTGGGAGAATATGTGTAAGGTCTGAAGCTTCTGTTATTaacccacaaaaaaaaagttaaggcTGATTGGcatttgtttgtttcttcataAATTAAAGCTGTAAATATTCGTTAAACATTTAATGTAACGTGATTAAGAGCTTGATTGTTTGTAGTTTttgctttagtttttggtttttgtttttgtagaaaccatttttcatccaatcaagattttggtttttgtttttgtttttgtaaaaactaTTTGAGTTGCCAATCAAGATTTTCAATAAAtagattccctaaaatttagggaaactagtttttgaaaaatttaaccaatttatgaagaaaaaccaaaaaccaacttttgggaccttttatgaaaaaaaaacgaattttgattttattttgtagaaactaatatattttaattaattaataattaataaataatattttcataaaaataaaattatcataaaatattttatacattagatattatttaaacaataatgtgaaatattttaattgGTGTTTCATATCtttaaatcaatttatatattataacttAGCTATTAGTTTCTATAAACAAacaattgaattattttaataattattagtcacattaaaaataacaaatattataaaacataatatgttttattaatacaatatattgtataatcctgaaatataaaaattgccattcaactttaagaaaatataaataatttatataagaaaatttataattagtttcataattttatgtgtaatttatatatatattatataatatattttcataaaaatataataattaaaatatgttattgtattttattttaaaataataatcacagtattttgataagttttaattgtaaaatctaaatatttatggctattttgttgtattattttaaagtaatctattaattaatttttgaacataaaaaaaatactgcaaaaccaaaaaccaaaatcaaaatctaaaaaccaaaaactaaaaaccaaaagctgaaaaccaaaaaccaaaatctaaaaaccaaaaactaaaatctaaaaaccaaaaactaaaactaaaaactaatgaaacaatcatcacctaatATGTTCGTCCAAAAAAGGAATCAAAGCCAACAACTTTTTAATTATGAAGTTAGGTTTCTGCATTCTGGCATTGACAGCAATAACCCGACTTACCCTCTACTCAAAGTGGACCTATGTGCTTATTTTGAAATTGGGCCCAAGTTACAAGTTTTTTATTCTCCTGTATTTATTATTGAACTTGGGCTTTCATTAGCATTAAGCGGTCCTTAAATCCTGTCCAGATGAGAGGAAATCAGaggatattatttaatttttcttcaGACACTCTCTTAAAAGGTCGAAAAGCGTTCATCCCAAAATTAGAAAACTTTTAAGCATAAAAAGTTAGAACTTacattaatatgtttttttttttgaacaacacatTAAAGAATACTCACTCTGTTTCTGAaagtaagatttttaaaatgttcacgcttattaaaaattcaataaatgttaataatttattttttttatttattttattatacacttttcaataactttttactaatgaaatttaaccaatttaaatattttcatttaatgtttcttaaaattatcaaaaagtaccttaaatatataaaaaatctatttttgtggaacaaataaaaaatctaaaatatcttACTTTTGGTAACCGAGGGAATATGATTTTAGCTAAGTATACTGTTGGATGTTAAGCACTGAGTAACAAAAGGAACTTAAAAACAATCAAACTGAAGGCTGTTACTATAaaaactgaaagaaaaaaatataaaatggaaataaatattttcattaatccCTGTTTTCCGTGGGATTAAGGAACTTTTCATGTGGCTTTACATGATTGAAAATTTCGGGAATAATCTTTCTTAATTATGTATATCTTTAATTTGGAATATAGATGATCAATTATCTTTAATACACGAGAATTCAGGAAGATGTTCAGAGAATCAAAAATTAAAGTATTACTGTATCATTATACTTGCTGAATGTTGACGTCAAAATTTAAGATGTACTAATCAAAATGGCCTTTACACACATGCATGTACCACATATCCCACTTTATATGGGTCAAACAGTTTATGAATTACAGATTTACTAGTTCCCCAGTTCAGATTATATATTGATATCTATAATGAATTTCCAACcactataattaatttataaatcataaaaatatattctaattcAATTAGCTGAAAGTTGTACTTTTcattcatttataattttttcatacAAAATTAGTAAATGTTtccattatttttctttttttttacttgaagTTCTAAatcatttattgttttcttataaCTGAAAATCATTTACTGTTTTTCTTcatttaattaagaaaaaggattaataacaaaaattgcattcaaattataaaacaatactcttatttttgtaacaaaaggTTTACTCTAGGACACTATTtaatttgaaacaaaagaggtatattataaaatcataaaaatcaCTTTGTTATTGATATGATATTGCATAGCCTTCGAAGTTAGTTTAGATTACAAAATTCATAATAATATGTTCCCTAAAGGTAGCTAAACATGTTACTCTGCCGGTTCAACCAGATTAAAAATCAACGGTGGGCTTCAATTCGTAATTAAACTACCACTCGTGGAAAAAGACAATGCATATAACTAACGAAAAGATGTTTCTACTAATTTTTATGGAGGTTAGTTAGATTACAAAGGCTTTCAGTGAAGATGCATTTTTGTAGGACTAGTATTTTTTTCGCAAAAGACAATTTTTTGATATGTACATTTTGCTCATTGTAAATATCATACTAACGATGAAAAGATTCTATATGAAACAAGATCTTAAGTCTGAGCCATCCCATCAAAAGAGAGAAGCAATGTCCAATAGTTGAAAGAGTAATTCTAGAAGaagtttttcataaaaaaaattgacattttaAATTCTTCCATTATAATTGTAATTATTTTGGCTATTTGTATACTCTTTTAGGgaggaaaatataaatatatatggaaAGCATTAAGTTCATGTGTTGGAAGAGGGTCGACCACCTATTTCCCCACGAGAACTATTGTATAGTGCTATATGTCTCTGAAACTATTACCTCTATCTATTTGTCCCCGAGAATAAAGTTCCAGTCCTATTTCCCCTCGAATATATAGTTCGAAACTTATTTCTCCCCAATCATCGAATTAGACGGTTTACTATCGGTTCTCGATCTATGATGTAAACCAGAGCCGAAATAAACCAAAATACAGTCAATTAACCAGACCAAAACCCGACCCATTAAAACGTGAAAACCCTGTCTGTAAAAACCCCCAAATCGCAAAAATCACTAAGAACCCTAACTTTTGAAATCGATTTTAATCTTTGCGAAGGTGATGGCTGGAGGTCAGAGCAACACGTCTGGAGATTCGAGGGGATCATCATCTGGTCGTCGACCCTCAAGAGGTGGTGGAAGATTTTTCGGTGTTCCTAAGAAATGTTGGTGTGGTGAGCTAATGGTGACGTTGACATCCAAGTCCGACCAAAATCCATACCGGAGATACTTGCGATGTTCATTTGCAGCAgagaataaggtaatgtgattGTTTCAGATAGTGCTTaggatttttctttttgattatcAGTGTTgtgattgtttttaatttgtagcTTCAAAACGATAATCATATCTTTAAGTGGGTGGATGAGGCTTTATTGAACGAGGTTGATACACTTTTACTTAAAAATGCAAGACTTGAAGAAGTGATTAATGAGATGGCATCAAAGAGTGTCTTTGAGAGGACTGAAACAGAGATAATGGCGAGGGTTGAAGATGCATTGGCTGAAGCAAGTGCAAAGATGAAGAATACAATGATCGTGGTTGTGATTGGAAGCTTGACCTTGGTTGGTATGATGGGAGTTATGTGTCTGATGAGAAACTGAAGTGTTATGCAACTGGCtgtgtttgtttttttcatgTGTTCTGTTTGTATTCTTGTAGACAATGATTGTGTTTGTTTTGTATTGTACGTGTTTAGGACTATTTCAAGTTATGAATGTGTTTTTCTTGTTTAGTATTATTGAATTACATGGTTATTTTCAGTCTGGAACAACGGCTTGCACAAGCAAACAAACATAAACAAATAATCCATGTGCTttccacataaaaaaaaaagacaaaagataTTGGTTTTCACAAAAGAGTTGGATGCTTTCTACATAAAAAGTGCAACCCCACTAAAATCCACAAACCCCGAGATAATGTTTAGACAACATCCTAGATAAGATAAAGACCAAAGCACTAATCAACACATATCTTCATATCCAAGAATTACATGACATCCACCTTGAGAAGTAGTTGGTGAGGCAGTTTGAGAAGCAGCTGGAGAAGAAATATGAGAAACTGCTGGAGGAGGAGCTTGAGAACCACCTTGAGCAGCCTGACAAAACACAAAATGGAGAAAGATAAGTGAACCCTATCCTTGATACACACATTAGTCGAAGAAGAATATAACAAACCTTGTTCTTTGCGTGAAACCTTGAGTTGTGGTCAGCCATTCCGCATATTCCGCAATGCATTATACGTTTTTTGTGCTTAGGTTGCTTCTTTGTTGGGGATTCATTAActcctttctttctttttttctctgctTTGGTAATTTTCTTCTTCCCAGGTTGTTTTGGATCAGGAGGAATGTGAACATCAGGAGCACTCGTACAAGGCCAAAAAGGAGCACCTCTCACTGGAACAAGACCTTCAGCATAGTTCCTCCTCCACATAGCAGTACGAAACCAATGGCAGACGAAGTTTTCTGGTGCGAGTTTCTTCTGTAACATCACGCCATATGCATGCTCGCAGGGGATTCCACAAATCTCGAATTTCTTGCAAGTGCAAGTTCTCCTCTCCAAACTTACACGGTAAGTACACCAGCCAAGCTTTACTTCATACATCCCATTTGTGCTTCTTGTCACGATGCATTTTGAAGCATCTTTATGCTCGGCTGCGAGAAAATCTACAACATATGGTGTACAAATACCTGGAAAAAAAGAACACAGAAACAcatgaaaaaataaaaccagaacatgaaaacataaaaaataaaaaacagaacATGATTTTACCTTTGTGACCACGAGAGATATCAGAACGTTTAGCAATGCGTGCCATTGCAAGTCGCCTAACAGTCTCAAGCATTGGGACAAATGGCTTCTCTCTAGCTTTTGTTATAGTGCTATTGAAAGATTCAGTTGAGTTGTTTTCAACATCTTCACAGCAACTCCCTATCTTGTAAAAAGCTCTACACCAAGTCCTTGGCTTCATCTTCTGAACATCATCATACACTTCAGaatcataattaaatattcTGTCCAAATTTTGTTGGAACTCTGCTTCATTGTAGCTCCATGCTAAACTCCATATATATGGCTTCATGTCTGATTTACTCCCATGTTTCTTCTTCAGATTACCATAGATATGTCTGACACACATTCTATGCTCAATCTTTGGTAGCGCCAATGAGACACCGTGTATCAATCCCTAAAAAGAAACGCCATCTCAGTCCCAAATCGTCTAACATAAGCAGAAAACAGAAAATCTAAGGTATAATCCAAACCTTTTGCCGATCTGAAACCAAGATAAAATCACTGCCATCCTTGAGTCCCAAGTCGTCTCTCACTTTACTCACAAACCATAACCAGTTGTCATTATTTTCGACTTGGACAACACCCCAAGCTATCGGATATATAGCATTATCTGCATCTCTTCCTAATGCAACCAAAAACTGACCCTTGACTTTGTGTTTCAAGAAGCAACCATCCATCCCTATCAGTGGTCTACATGTCTCTTTCCAGGtttgtttgattttattaaaacaaacataaaaccGGTTAAACTCTTCTTCACCTTTGTCATTTTTCAATGTATCAATCTCCACTGTCGAGTCACTATTTGACTGAATAAGCTCTGCCGCATAGTCACGGAGCCTTGCAAACTGGTGATCAT of the Brassica rapa cultivar Chiifu-401-42 chromosome A03, CAAS_Brap_v3.01, whole genome shotgun sequence genome contains:
- the LOC103860227 gene encoding uncharacterized protein LOC103860227 encodes the protein MSSMALGSEAVENAEDEFDEEAVERDEFEIEQLVEDFVNEPSIRHDEVPESESDSDNEGKEDERVSKQRSTNYAKRGNGTLYKDQRFFNGVAFKECVLDYALKSGRNIKQYRYDKDKIGFKCVGGVSEGEACEWKVYASILPSDNIWKARLFVDKHSCVPNGSCEMLKVPHIARLFVDSIREEPEYYMPMKIEEKIKEKWGLTVSRPQCQVARSKALKWIEFEYDHQFARLRDYAAELIQSNSDSTVEIDTLKNDKGEEEFNRFYVCFNKIKQTWKETCRPLIGMDGCFLKHKVKGQFLVALGRDADNAIYPIAWGVVQVENNDNWLWFVSKVRDDLGLKDGSDFILVSDRQKGLIHGVSLALPKIEHRMCVRHIYGNLKKKHGSKSDMKPYIWSLAWSYNEAEFQQNLDRIFNYDSEVYDDVQKMKPRTWCRAFYKIGSCCEDVENNSTESFNSTITKAREKPFVPMLETVRRLAMARIAKRSDISRGHKGICTPYVVDFLAAEHKDASKCIVTRSTNGMYEVKLGWCTYRVSLERRTCTCKKFEICGIPCEHAYGVMLQKKLAPENFVCHWFRTAMWRRNYAEGLVPVRGAPFWPCTSAPDVHIPPDPKQPGKKKITKAEKKRKKGVNESPTKKQPKHKKRIMHCGICGMADHNSRFHAKNKVCYILLRLMCVSRIGFTYLSPFCVLSGCSRWFSSSSSSSFSYFFSSCFSNCLTNYFSRWMSCNSWI
- the LOC103860226 gene encoding uncharacterized protein At4g04775-like, translating into MAGGQSNTSGDSRGSSSGRRPSRGGGRFFGVPKKCWCGELMVTLTSKSDQNPYRRYLRCSFAAENKLQNDNHIFKWVDEALLNEVDTLLLKNARLEEVINEMASKSVFERTETEIMARVEDALAEASAKMKNTMIVVVIGSLTLVGMMGVMCLMRN